In Anas platyrhynchos isolate ZD024472 breed Pekin duck chromosome 7, IASCAAS_PekinDuck_T2T, whole genome shotgun sequence, one genomic interval encodes:
- the LOC101803161 gene encoding caspase-8 isoform X3, with the protein MLVTEGQRSSTEVTEACPRLLASSVARDSPGSCDQSSQLEAYKMTSRPRGVCLILNNHNFAKARKAVPELKKMNDRNGTDVDAAALSKVFGTLHFIIKEYKDLTAEEIRKIVNIYRCQDHNDKDCFVCCVLSHGKKGVIYGVDGQEVRIQELTTSFTGQNCHSLAGKPKVFFVQACQGDARQKGVTIETDSGEQDSSLEADARFQLECIPSEADFLLGMATLQDYVSYRSSSQGSWYIQSLCQHLENSCPRGEDILTILTAVNQEVSRKIDKQNAAKQMPQPSFTLRKKLIFPVN; encoded by the exons ATGCTTGTAACAGAAGGACAGAGGAGCAGCACAGAAGTCACTGAAG CCTGTCCCAGATTGCTGGCATCATCTGTGGCACGTGATTCTCCTGGCAGTTGTGATCAGTCTTCCCAG CTTGAAGCTTACAAAATGACAAGCCGACCCCGTGGAGTATGCCTGATCCTGAATAATCACAATTTTGCAAAAGCCAGGAAAGCAGTGCCAGAACTCAAAAAGATGAATGATCGGAACGGGACAGACGTAGATGCAG ctgCTCTGAGCAAAGTCTTCGGCACCcttcattttataataaaagaatataaagacCTCACTGCAGAAGAAATCCGTAAGATTGTGAACATCTACCGGTGCCAAGATCACAATGACAAAGactgttttgtttgctgtgttCTCTCTCATGGAAAAAAAGGCGTTATATATGGTGTTGATGGACAGGAAGTACGTATCCAGGAACTGACCACTTCTTTCACTGGGCAGAATTGCCACTCACTTGCTGGAAAACCAAAAGTCTTCTTTGTTCAGGCATGCCAAGGTGATGCTCGTCAGAAAGGTGTAACCATTGAAACAGATTCTGGGGAGCAAGATTCTTCTCTAGAAGCAGATGCAAGATTTCAGCTTGAGTGTATTCCCTCAGAGGCAGACTTCCTCTTGGGCATGGCTACCTTGCAAGACTATGTTTCCTATAGAAGCTCAAGCCAGGGAAGCTGGTACATACAGTCACTATGCCAGCACTTGGAGAACAGCTGTCCTCG AGGAGAAGATATTCTCACCATCCTGACAGCTGTGAATCAAGAGGTGAGCAGAAAGATTGACAAACAGAATGCAGCGAAGCAGATGCCGCAGCCCAGTTTCACACTGAGGAAAAAGCTCATCTTTCCTGTCAACTAA
- the LOC101803161 gene encoding caspase-8 isoform X2, producing MEFSRQLYAISEALDRAELAALKFLSLEHVPVRKQEAIEEPKAFFQVLLEKGMIEAGDLAFLRELLYRINRMDLLAAQLGSSREAMERELQIPGRARVSQFRYLLFQLSENITKEEMKCFKFLLGKELPKCKLSPETTMLDVFIEMEKKGILGEDNLTVLKTLCEKIDKSLLKKIEEYELNLFGEEEMLVTEGQRSSTEVTEACPRLLASSVARDSPGSCDQSSQLEAYKMTSRPRGVCLILNNHNFAKARKAVPELKKMNDRNGTDVDAAALSKVFGTLHFIIKEYKDLTAEEIRKIVNIYRCQDHNDKDCFVCCVLSHGKKGVIYGVDGQEACQGDARQKGVTIETDSGEQDSSLEADARFQLECIPSEADFLLGMATLQDYVSYRSSSQGSWYIQSLCQHLENSCPRGEDILTILTAVNQEVSRKIDKQNAAKQMPQPSFTLRKKLIFPVN from the exons ATGGAGTTCTCCAGGCAGCTCTATGCAATCAGCGAGGCGCTGGACAGGGCTGAGCTGGCGGCTCTGAAGTTTCTCAGCTTGGAGCACGTCCCTGTGAGGAAGCAGGAAGCCATCGAGGAGCCCAAGGCCTTCTTCCAGGTGCTGCTGGAGAAAGGCATGATTGAGGCGGGGGACTTGGCCTTCCTGCGGGAGCTGCTCTACCGGATCAATCGGATGGACCTCCTGGCTGCCCAGCTGGGCTCCAGCCGAGAGGCGATGGAGAGGGAGCTTCAGATCCCAGGCAGGGCACGGGTGTCGCAGTTCAG GTACCTACTCTTTCAGCTGTCAGAAAACATCACGAAAGAGGAGATGAAGtgtttcaaatttcttttgggGAAAGAATTACCAAAATGCAAGCTAAGCCCTGAAACT ACAATGCTCGACGTTTTCATTGAGATGGAGAAGAAGGGGATTTTGGGAGAAGACAACCTTACTGTCCTGAAGACTCTTTGTGAAAAAATTGACAAGAGCCTGTTGAAGAAAATTGAAGAATATGAATTAAACCTATTTG GTGAAGAAGAGATGCTTGTAACAGAAGGACAGAGGAGCAGCACAGAAGTCACTGAAG CCTGTCCCAGATTGCTGGCATCATCTGTGGCACGTGATTCTCCTGGCAGTTGTGATCAGTCTTCCCAG CTTGAAGCTTACAAAATGACAAGCCGACCCCGTGGAGTATGCCTGATCCTGAATAATCACAATTTTGCAAAAGCCAGGAAAGCAGTGCCAGAACTCAAAAAGATGAATGATCGGAACGGGACAGACGTAGATGCAG ctgCTCTGAGCAAAGTCTTCGGCACCcttcattttataataaaagaatataaagacCTCACTGCAGAAGAAATCCGTAAGATTGTGAACATCTACCGGTGCCAAGATCACAATGACAAAGactgttttgtttgctgtgttCTCTCTCATGGAAAAAAAGGCGTTATATATGGTGTTGATGGACAGGAA GCATGCCAAGGTGATGCTCGTCAGAAAGGTGTAACCATTGAAACAGATTCTGGGGAGCAAGATTCTTCTCTAGAAGCAGATGCAAGATTTCAGCTTGAGTGTATTCCCTCAGAGGCAGACTTCCTCTTGGGCATGGCTACCTTGCAAGACTATGTTTCCTATAGAAGCTCAAGCCAGGGAAGCTGGTACATACAGTCACTATGCCAGCACTTGGAGAACAGCTGTCCTCG AGGAGAAGATATTCTCACCATCCTGACAGCTGTGAATCAAGAGGTGAGCAGAAAGATTGACAAACAGAATGCAGCGAAGCAGATGCCGCAGCCCAGTTTCACACTGAGGAAAAAGCTCATCTTTCCTGTCAACTAA
- the LOC101803161 gene encoding caspase-8 isoform X1 yields the protein MEFSRQLYAISEALDRAELAALKFLSLEHVPVRKQEAIEEPKAFFQVLLEKGMIEAGDLAFLRELLYRINRMDLLAAQLGSSREAMERELQIPGRARVSQFRYLLFQLSENITKEEMKCFKFLLGKELPKCKLSPETTMLDVFIEMEKKGILGEDNLTVLKTLCEKIDKSLLKKIEEYELNLFGEEEMLVTEGQRSSTEVTEACPRLLASSVARDSPGSCDQSSQLEAYKMTSRPRGVCLILNNHNFAKARKAVPELKKMNDRNGTDVDAAALSKVFGTLHFIIKEYKDLTAEEIRKIVNIYRCQDHNDKDCFVCCVLSHGKKGVIYGVDGQEVRIQELTTSFTGQNCHSLAGKPKVFFVQACQGDARQKGVTIETDSGEQDSSLEADARFQLECIPSEADFLLGMATLQDYVSYRSSSQGSWYIQSLCQHLENSCPRGEDILTILTAVNQEVSRKIDKQNAAKQMPQPSFTLRKKLIFPVN from the exons ATGGAGTTCTCCAGGCAGCTCTATGCAATCAGCGAGGCGCTGGACAGGGCTGAGCTGGCGGCTCTGAAGTTTCTCAGCTTGGAGCACGTCCCTGTGAGGAAGCAGGAAGCCATCGAGGAGCCCAAGGCCTTCTTCCAGGTGCTGCTGGAGAAAGGCATGATTGAGGCGGGGGACTTGGCCTTCCTGCGGGAGCTGCTCTACCGGATCAATCGGATGGACCTCCTGGCTGCCCAGCTGGGCTCCAGCCGAGAGGCGATGGAGAGGGAGCTTCAGATCCCAGGCAGGGCACGGGTGTCGCAGTTCAG GTACCTACTCTTTCAGCTGTCAGAAAACATCACGAAAGAGGAGATGAAGtgtttcaaatttcttttgggGAAAGAATTACCAAAATGCAAGCTAAGCCCTGAAACT ACAATGCTCGACGTTTTCATTGAGATGGAGAAGAAGGGGATTTTGGGAGAAGACAACCTTACTGTCCTGAAGACTCTTTGTGAAAAAATTGACAAGAGCCTGTTGAAGAAAATTGAAGAATATGAATTAAACCTATTTG GTGAAGAAGAGATGCTTGTAACAGAAGGACAGAGGAGCAGCACAGAAGTCACTGAAG CCTGTCCCAGATTGCTGGCATCATCTGTGGCACGTGATTCTCCTGGCAGTTGTGATCAGTCTTCCCAG CTTGAAGCTTACAAAATGACAAGCCGACCCCGTGGAGTATGCCTGATCCTGAATAATCACAATTTTGCAAAAGCCAGGAAAGCAGTGCCAGAACTCAAAAAGATGAATGATCGGAACGGGACAGACGTAGATGCAG ctgCTCTGAGCAAAGTCTTCGGCACCcttcattttataataaaagaatataaagacCTCACTGCAGAAGAAATCCGTAAGATTGTGAACATCTACCGGTGCCAAGATCACAATGACAAAGactgttttgtttgctgtgttCTCTCTCATGGAAAAAAAGGCGTTATATATGGTGTTGATGGACAGGAAGTACGTATCCAGGAACTGACCACTTCTTTCACTGGGCAGAATTGCCACTCACTTGCTGGAAAACCAAAAGTCTTCTTTGTTCAGGCATGCCAAGGTGATGCTCGTCAGAAAGGTGTAACCATTGAAACAGATTCTGGGGAGCAAGATTCTTCTCTAGAAGCAGATGCAAGATTTCAGCTTGAGTGTATTCCCTCAGAGGCAGACTTCCTCTTGGGCATGGCTACCTTGCAAGACTATGTTTCCTATAGAAGCTCAAGCCAGGGAAGCTGGTACATACAGTCACTATGCCAGCACTTGGAGAACAGCTGTCCTCG AGGAGAAGATATTCTCACCATCCTGACAGCTGTGAATCAAGAGGTGAGCAGAAAGATTGACAAACAGAATGCAGCGAAGCAGATGCCGCAGCCCAGTTTCACACTGAGGAAAAAGCTCATCTTTCCTGTCAACTAA